The proteins below are encoded in one region of Geoalkalibacter ferrihydriticus DSM 17813:
- a CDS encoding right-handed parallel beta-helix repeat-containing protein — MKRAQLLIGLMLCALFALVPARHTLAVEIAGELHGAVHWSGEVLLTGPVVVPAGARLDIAPGTRVRAATADSTLRIQGVLQVAGEAEAPVEFLTPHGWQGILVDRPQEPPRIRHARFSKAAVALSVQAAEMHLDQVVFRDCTTAIKALREAHLLVMGSRFERNQVGVDADLKSLVDVRDSVFTMHGEAGVRVTNGCRLNVFSSRFADNGAGIVLLQKISGEIRETRFVNNDRGLNCSRIGEGLLVRGNLFEQNRIALESGTFSQPLLSDNRFLGNGTAVKSDQFATGEFLHNLFEGNGTALQNTRRADPLVSHNVFSSNGVAVFCDFSSYPRIRDNNFLDNPLAVKLGSFQSAAGARPPGTQREAGFSGPAQPRAGADAPTQDFIDASSNWWGEDTAQLAAGGSGGNPSIFFDRKDQPEVELGDSEGGGVLDVVHFSPWLGAPVLDAGPR; from the coding sequence ATGAAGCGCGCGCAACTTTTGATCGGATTGATGCTGTGCGCACTGTTCGCGCTCGTGCCCGCGCGCCACACCCTGGCCGTTGAAATCGCGGGCGAACTTCACGGCGCGGTGCACTGGTCGGGCGAGGTGCTGCTGACCGGCCCGGTGGTGGTGCCCGCGGGTGCGCGTCTGGATATCGCTCCGGGCACACGCGTGCGAGCCGCGACGGCGGATAGCACATTGCGCATCCAGGGTGTTTTGCAGGTGGCTGGCGAAGCCGAGGCGCCGGTTGAATTTCTCACTCCGCACGGCTGGCAGGGCATCCTGGTCGATCGCCCTCAGGAGCCACCGCGCATTCGGCATGCACGCTTTTCCAAGGCTGCGGTGGCGCTGAGTGTCCAGGCCGCGGAAATGCACCTCGACCAGGTGGTGTTCAGGGACTGCACGACCGCAATCAAGGCCTTGCGCGAAGCACATCTGCTGGTTATGGGCAGTCGCTTTGAGCGCAACCAGGTCGGCGTGGATGCTGATCTCAAATCCTTGGTCGATGTGCGCGACAGCGTTTTTACGATGCATGGCGAGGCCGGGGTGCGTGTCACCAACGGTTGCCGGCTCAATGTTTTCAGTAGTCGTTTTGCTGACAATGGCGCGGGAATTGTGCTGCTGCAGAAAATTTCCGGCGAAATCCGTGAAACCCGCTTTGTCAACAATGATCGCGGCCTGAACTGCAGCCGTATCGGCGAGGGCCTCCTGGTCAGGGGCAATCTCTTTGAGCAAAACCGCATCGCCTTGGAGAGCGGAACCTTTTCGCAGCCTTTGTTGTCCGATAACCGTTTCCTGGGCAACGGCACGGCCGTGAAGAGCGACCAGTTCGCCACCGGCGAGTTTCTACACAATCTATTCGAGGGAAATGGAACCGCTTTGCAAAACACGCGGCGCGCCGATCCCCTGGTGTCGCACAATGTGTTTTCTTCCAATGGAGTCGCCGTTTTCTGCGATTTTTCTTCTTACCCGCGGATTCGCGACAATAATTTTTTGGACAATCCCCTGGCCGTCAAGTTGGGAAGTTTTCAGAGTGCCGCTGGTGCTCGCCCGCCTGGCACCCAGCGCGAGGCGGGATTCTCTGGTCCGGCTCAGCCTCGGGCAGGGGCGGATGCCCCGACACAGGATTTTATCGATGCCTCAAGCAACTGGTGGGGTGAAGATACCGCCCAGTTGGCCGCCGGTGGCTCAGGGGGCAATCCTTCGATCTTTTTTGACCGTAAGGACCAGCCTGAGGTAGAGTTAGGTGATTCCGAGGGCGGCGGTGTGCTCGATGTCGTTCATTTCAGCCCCTGGCTGGGCGCGCCGGTTCTCGACGCTGGCCCGCGTTAA
- a CDS encoding PQQ-binding-like beta-propeller repeat protein, with translation MRALLVVLIALATAACAAPRHAEPPAEPLVLHDSVLDEDTYWSGSILIDGSVKVARGATLTIAPGTDIAFVRRDLSQDGLGDATLEVDGRLIARGTRSAPIVFRSAEAEPRAGDWLEIHINFSPEVHLQFCELRDSAYGVHAHFTRGIIEDCVIRNNIDGTRLGNSRFTIRNNLVEHNISKGINFRDSQIEITRNIFRYNPAGIFLFEKDRSSPIHQNNFYANEFHLRLGDFFVGDVAPHDNWWGSTDAKTIAEHIYDSRIDPEIGTVTVAPADSWRPGSGPRDAVQLEEVRRHVSQGFVDAPPLPVGGPVLAASWDGTLSAFDDRGRRVWRRQLGEVIDAPLAADAQAVFGQTWGREVFALSLRDGRLLWRFVYEPSPADDHRQGGVVLLDDLLLVPAWNGTLHALDKKSGAPRWSFDAGDALRAAPTVHDGYIYLADTAGRISALHRDGRLHWQLSLEEPLLSAPALTPQGLVVLGRAGTLTALSFAGEILWQRALDETCFYAAPVFVDATLVVATAGGGLWRLSADGQVIWRSTLSGPSYATPLVHQGRIFVGDNNGNLEVFNLDSGESLARWPVGEAIQGAPAALGQQVLFGARDGALHVLRVENSAP, from the coding sequence GTGAGGGCGCTGCTGGTCGTTCTGATCGCCCTGGCGACCGCCGCCTGTGCCGCGCCCCGCCACGCCGAGCCTCCGGCAGAGCCCCTGGTGTTGCACGACAGTGTGCTTGACGAAGACACCTACTGGTCAGGGAGCATTCTCATCGATGGCTCGGTCAAGGTGGCCCGCGGCGCCACCCTGACCATCGCTCCGGGCACCGACATCGCCTTCGTGCGCCGCGACCTCAGCCAGGACGGCCTCGGCGATGCGACCCTGGAGGTCGACGGACGTCTCATCGCGCGCGGTACGCGCTCTGCACCCATCGTGTTTCGCAGCGCCGAGGCTGAACCCCGGGCGGGGGACTGGCTGGAAATCCATATCAACTTCTCGCCCGAAGTGCACCTGCAGTTCTGCGAACTCCGCGATTCGGCCTACGGCGTGCACGCACATTTTACGCGCGGCATCATCGAAGATTGCGTGATCCGCAACAACATCGACGGTACCCGGCTCGGCAACAGCCGCTTTACCATCCGCAACAACCTGGTCGAGCACAACATCAGCAAGGGCATCAATTTCCGCGATTCGCAGATCGAAATTACGCGCAATATCTTTCGCTACAACCCGGCCGGAATTTTTCTCTTCGAGAAGGATCGCTCCTCGCCCATTCACCAGAACAATTTCTACGCCAACGAATTTCATCTGCGCCTGGGTGATTTCTTTGTCGGGGATGTCGCCCCGCATGACAACTGGTGGGGAAGCACCGATGCCAAGACCATCGCCGAGCACATCTACGACAGTCGCATTGACCCCGAAATCGGTACCGTAACGGTCGCGCCCGCCGATTCCTGGCGCCCTGGGAGTGGACCGCGGGACGCTGTGCAACTCGAAGAAGTTCGCCGCCATGTCTCCCAGGGCTTTGTGGATGCCCCTCCTTTGCCGGTCGGAGGGCCTGTTCTGGCGGCGTCCTGGGACGGCACCCTGAGTGCCTTTGACGACCGGGGGCGCCGCGTCTGGCGTCGGCAACTCGGCGAGGTGATCGACGCGCCTCTCGCTGCTGATGCCCAAGCGGTCTTCGGACAAACCTGGGGGCGGGAAGTGTTCGCCTTGAGTTTGCGCGACGGGCGGCTGCTCTGGCGTTTTGTTTATGAGCCCTCGCCGGCGGACGATCATCGCCAGGGCGGGGTGGTGCTGTTGGATGATCTGCTGCTGGTACCGGCCTGGAATGGCACGCTCCATGCTTTAGACAAAAAGAGTGGTGCGCCGCGTTGGTCCTTTGACGCCGGGGATGCCCTGCGTGCCGCGCCGACGGTGCATGACGGGTACATTTACCTGGCCGATACGGCAGGGCGGATAAGTGCCCTGCATCGCGACGGGCGCCTTCACTGGCAATTGAGTCTGGAAGAGCCCCTGCTGAGCGCGCCTGCGCTGACTCCCCAGGGGTTGGTGGTGCTGGGTCGCGCGGGCACGCTGACGGCGCTCTCCTTCGCGGGGGAGATTCTCTGGCAGCGGGCTCTGGATGAAACCTGTTTTTATGCCGCTCCGGTCTTTGTCGACGCCACCCTGGTGGTCGCCACTGCCGGAGGTGGTCTGTGGCGCTTGTCCGCCGATGGCCAGGTGATCTGGCGCAGCACATTGAGCGGGCCCTCGTATGCCACTCCCCTGGTTCACCAGGGTCGAATTTTTGTTGGCGACAACAACGGAAACCTCGAAGTCTTCAACCTCGACAGCGGCGAATCCCTGGCGCGATGGCCGGTGGGCGAAGCCATTCAGGGAGCGCCCGCGGCGCTGGGACAACAGGTGCTGTTCGGTGCCCGCGACGGAGCGCTCCATGTTCTGCGGGTTGAAAACTCCGCACCCTGA